In the Drosophila virilis strain 15010-1051.87 chromosome 4, Dvir_AGI_RSII-ME, whole genome shotgun sequence genome, TTCGCGCGCCAGCTGCTCCTTGTGCTGCAGCTCGGCGTTCGTTATGTCCAGTCGCTCCAGCAACTCCTTGATGGCCTGCTCGTTCTCGCTgctcttctgctgctgctcggctTGCGCCCGGGCTAGCTGGTCCTGCAGCTGCTTCACATGCTCCAACAGTTTTGACTCACTTTCTCCTGCTTCCGCTTTGAGTTTTTCCCGCGCAGCCGACTCGCTGACCTGGCTCGCTTGGGtggcctgcagctgctggcgcgTCTCTTCCAGCTCTCGTTCCAGCTTCAGGATCTTCGCACTGCCCACATCCTGCTGCGTGCTTAGCTCCTTTTGGGCTATGGCAAGCTGCTCGTTCAGCTGATTTACCTTAGCGTTCAGCTGGCCGTTGTCGGCTCTCGCGCTACCcagctcctgttgctgcttctcctgctgctgctccagctgcacGCACTTGGCCGTATACGCATCCAGCTTGCGCTGGGCGTCGCTTAGGTCCAGCGCCTGCTTGGCGGCCAGCTCCTGCTCCGCCTTAAGTTTGCCACTGAGCTGCGCACTTTGCTCCGTGCTGCCGGCCAATTCCTGCGTCAGCAGCTCCACCTGGCCACACAGCGCATCCAGACGCTGCTGACTCGCCTGCAATTGGCGCTCCAATGCAGCGCGCTCCTCGCTGCTCTTCGTGGCTAGTTGCTCGTTGGCTTGCTGGtgctccagcagctgctgcgacaGCTTCAGCAGCTCGGCATTGGAGTCGGTGGAGCTGCTGTGCAGATTcgacagttgctgctgcagcgtctCGTTCTGCTGTAGCAGCGCCTGGCAGCGTGCCTCCAGCTGCTCGCGCTGCCTGCCCGCATCGCCCAGCGCCAGGTCACGCTCTATGGCCAGCTGCTCCAGTTCGCCGAGCTGCGTCTGCTTCTGCTCCGCCTCAGCTCGCAGCTTGTCCAGGCTTTGCTGCAGATCTTTCAGCTCCCGTTCCAGCCGAGCGTTtgtctgctgcagcagctcattGTCGCTGGCTAGCTCCAGGCGCTGCCCGCTGCTCGCGCTCTCCAGCGATGCGTAACTCTGCTGCTTGGCCAGGAGCTCGTCGTTCAGCTGCTTCAGCGTCTCCTGCAGCTGTGCTGCGCCCGCGCGTGCGGCCAGCAGCTCCGCCTGCACCgtctgcgcctgctgctgctgtgtctcGCACTTGGCCAGCAACGCGGCGTGCTGGCGCCTCACGTCACCCAGTTCTAGCTCGTGCTGGGCACAGGCATCCGCGCTGGCCTTTAGCTGTGTCtccatttgcagctgctgctgcctggccGCCTCCAGATCCTCCGTCTGCTTGTCGAATGCGGCTCGCGTCGTCTGCTCCAGCAGCTTGGCCGTCTCCAGCTCGGCGCTCTGCCTGGACTGCAGCTGACTTAGTTCCGCCTGCAGCGTGGCCAGCTGTTGGGCGCCCGCCTTGTCGCTCGATGTGgcctgttgctgcagttgttccAGCTGCGTTTGCGTCGCCTTGAGCGTGGCTTCCAACTCTGCTGTCCGAGCATTCGCTTGGCTCAGCTGTGCGGCTTGTTCGGCGCGTTCCTTGAGCTGgttctgctgcagctgctcctggcTGCTAACTAGTTTTGTTTTcgcctccagctgctgctgcagctgctccagcaaCTTGGTCAGCTTCAGTTCCTTTTCGACTGTCGCTGTTTGGCTAGCCTCCAGTTGCAACCGGGTCgattgctgcagcagctccagctcctgctgcaCGTTGTGCAGCTTCTGCTCCGCCGCTTCCTTCGCCTCCTTTAGCTGCACATTctccgccagctgctgctgcaggtgcGTCTTACTATCGCCGCTGGCCTGCAGCTGTTCCTTGAAGCTGCTCAGCTGCTGTTCCAGTTCTCGCTTCTCCTTGGCCAATGATTCGTTCGTTtccttcagctgctgctgctccgccCTGAGCTGGTCCAGCTGCGCTTTGCTGTCGCTGCTATTGCGGTTGAGCATCTCGTCCAGCGCTGAGCTGTCAGCCAGTTGCACGTTCAGCTGCGTCGTCAGCTCGTCTAGCTGTTGGCTCAGCTCTCGGATCTGCTCGTCCCGCAAGCGAATCTCAGTCTGCAGAATCTCGCACTCGTCTGTGACACTGGAGCGTTGGCTCTCCAGCGTATCGGAGCTGGATTTCAGTTTGTACAGCTCGTCGCTGacctgctgcagttgctctgCTTTCTCCACCAGCTGCCGCTCAAAGTCGGCCTTGACTTGCTGCGCCTGTTTCTCGTTCTCCTCCTTGAGCAGCGCCAGCTCGCGTCGCAGATTCTCGATGCCGCACTGCGACAGCGAGAACTTCTCCAGGCTCTCATCCTTGGCCACCAGCTCTGCTTGAAGTGTTGCGATCTGATTCTGCAGGTAATTTATGTTCTCGCGCAAACGCTGCTCCTCCTCCAGGGACTCCGTGTGCCGTGCCTCGCTCAGTTTCTCCTGCACGCTTAGCTTCTCCTGCAACGCCGCGATCTCCGACTGATCCACGCCTTTTTCCTCCACAGGCGGCACGCTCTGTAAACTGGGCGTGGCTGCGGAACGAGACTTTATAGCAAAAATGACCAAGAGAATTGTGGGAAACTATTACCTGAGACTAGGtttgtaattttcttttccagATCATGAATCTTTTCCTTATACACCTGAGACTGAGCCTGCGCCGAGGTACAAAGGGATGCATTAGTTCTTAATCAGAGCAATTGAGGGGGGATGTGCATTGACTGGTTTGTGCAGAGATTGgtctattgtttttttttataatattttaaacaaattaaaactcAAATTCTTTATACTACATTTAAAGTTAAATCCATCCTAAATCGATCTATTCTAATTCTAGCGCCGATTAGGTAGCTCGATAGCCTTTAAGCATTTGTGCTCAGTCATGATGAAGTGGAGAAATCCactgaaattaattaattaattaacattaagCATAAGGACCCCCAACCAGGCTAACCTAAGCCAACTGTCttgttatacaaatatatgctaTTTCTGATCCAATGAAAATATACTAAtcagttaattaaaattatcctggcaaaaattttgcattttcggGCTAAATAAATCTcagtaaaaacaatttaaaccCAAACCGAAATAATTTGGCTTGCGAAATTCGAAACATAATCGA is a window encoding:
- the CLIP-190 gene encoding restin homolog isoform X5, whose product is MSETTSKEINVNAAAEITPAAETETPVMAAKIKPPSRSNIPTPASSVTGIPTKIKPPSNFGSTGSVSKIGRPCCTHTTPKSGPPPRDHNSTVLTANTEQFIIGQRVWVGGLRSGQIAYIGETHFAPGDWAGIVLDEPNGKNDGCVSGKRYFQCEPKRGIFSRLTRLTTYPLSGAMTPTSPLAKNSPERSRTVSPTASLRSSMMRSPGTGKNGLTVGDRVIVSSGFGSRPGILRYLGETQFAPGNWCGVELDEPSGKNDGAVDGIRYFECKPKFGVFVPIAKVSLSPSTKKTRLSRAGSRESLTSIGTMNSIATTNTSRIRMNAQRKSSTPIRPIVTTPKSQFSMQDLLREKQQHVEQLMVERDLDREDAQNQALQLQKNINELKARIVQLESQLGDERKKSEELQFTIDEAQFCGDELNAQSQVYKEKIHDLEKKITNLVSATPSLQSVPPVEEKGVDQSEIAALQEKLSVQEKLSEARHTESLEEEQRLRENINYLQNQIATLQAELVAKDESLEKFSLSQCGIENLRRELALLKEENEKQAQQVKADFERQLVEKAEQLQQVSDELYKLKSSSDTLESQRSSVTDECEILQTEIRLRDEQIRELSQQLDELTTQLNVQLADSSALDEMLNRNSSDSKAQLDQLRAEQQQLKETNESLAKEKRELEQQLSSFKEQLQASGDSKTHLQQQLAENVQLKEAKEAAEQKLHNVQQELELLQQSTRLQLEASQTATVEKELKLTKLLEQLQQQLEAKTKLVSSQEQLQQNQLKERAEQAAQLSQANARTAELEATLKATQTQLEQLQQQATSSDKAGAQQLATLQAELSQLQSRQSAELETAKLLEQTTRAAFDKQTEDLEAARQQQLQMETQLKASADACAQHELELGDVRRQHAALLAKCETQQQQAQTVQAELLAARAGAAQLQETLKQLNDELLAKQQSYASLESASSGQRLELASDNELLQQTNARLERELKDLQQSLDKLRAEAEQKQTQLGELEQLAIERDLALGDAGRQREQLEARCQALLQQNETLQQQLSNLHSSSTDSNAELLKLSQQLLEHQQANEQLATKSSEERAALERQLQASQQRLDALCGQVELLTQELAGSTEQSAQLSGKLKAEQELAAKQALDLSDAQRKLDAYTAKCVQLEQQQEKQQQELGSARADNGQLNAKVNQLNEQLAIAQKELSTQQDVGSAKILKLERELEETRQQLQATQASQVSESAAREKLKAEAGESESKLLEHVKQLQDQLARAQAEQQQKSSENEQAIKELLERLDITNAELQHKEQLAREDAQKIADLKTLVEAIQVANANISATNAELSTVLEVLQAEKSETAHIFELFEMEADMNAERLIEKLQGMKQELQETHSQLDSQLSSNKALEQKLQELQQSEESLQGTAVEAAEQLRQLQQAKAELQDALQQSQAKLAETQQQLQANQSQFELQQSSIQELQQQLQRVKQSEEDLQAAAAKTEEQLRQLQDISAEQRQALQQKQQLLDKGNEFDAQLVEYQKVIDEMDEASSDKSARLEQLQSRVHELEMALHEAKESEQLAHMECQQMARKLQSLELDEAREIMAMRAQANGASVSSPIAGAELDTETSLAKINFLNSIIADMQQKNDALKAKVQTLETLPMDFTKPHAFDMLSKRKPAPRLFCDICDEFDKHETEDCPLQAGDERDYSPPPPAEANNNEKQRKLPTPRKYCDSCEVFGHDTSECADDETY
- the CLIP-190 gene encoding restin homolog isoform X7, which encodes MSRESDDNLSSINSAYTDLYQETVKRFTRSSLSPSSDWERFSPGRGSVKSRSDNGRRTSYDYYLEATGRRRSSDHNSTVLTANTEQFIIGQRVWVGGLRSGQIAYIGETHFAPGDWAGIVLDEPNGKNDGCVSGKRYFQCEPKRGIFSRLTRLTTYPLSGAMTPTSPLAKNSPERSRTVSPTASLRSSMMRSPGTGKNGLTVGDRVIVSSGFGSRPGILRYLGETQFAPGNWCGVELDEPSGKNDGAVDGIRYFECKPKFGVFVPIAKVSLSPSTKKTRLSRAGSRESLTSIGTMNSIATTNTSRIRMNAQRKSSTPIRPIVTTPKSQFSMQDLLREKQQHVEQLMVERDLDREDAQNQALQLQKNINELKARIVQLESQLGDERKKSEELQFTIDEAQFCGDELNAQSQVYKEKIHDLEKKITNLVSATPSLQSVPPVEEKGVDQSEIAALQEKLSVQEKLSEARHTESLEEEQRLRENINYLQNQIATLQAELVAKDESLEKFSLSQCGIENLRRELALLKEENEKQAQQVKADFERQLVEKAEQLQQVSDELYKLKSSSDTLESQRSSVTDECEILQTEIRLRDEQIRELSQQLDELTTQLNVQLADSSALDEMLNRNSSDSKAQLDQLRAEQQQLKETNESLAKEKRELEQQLSSFKEQLQASGDSKTHLQQQLAENVQLKEAKEAAEQKLHNVQQELELLQQSTRLQLEASQTATVEKELKLTKLLEQLQQQLEAKTKLVSSQEQLQQNQLKERAEQAAQLSQANARTAELEATLKATQTQLEQLQQQATSSDKAGAQQLATLQAELSQLQSRQSAELETAKLLEQTTRAAFDKQTEDLEAARQQQLQMETQLKASADACAQHELELGDVRRQHAALLAKCETQQQQAQTVQAELLAARAGAAQLQETLKQLNDELLAKQQSYASLESASSGQRLELASDNELLQQTNARLERELKDLQQSLDKLRAEAEQKQTQLGELEQLAIERDLALGDAGRQREQLEARCQALLQQNETLQQQLSNLHSSSTDSNAELLKLSQQLLEHQQANEQLATKSSEERAALERQLQASQQRLDALCGQVELLTQELAGSTEQSAQLSGKLKAEQELAAKQALDLSDAQRKLDAYTAKCVQLEQQQEKQQQELGSARADNGQLNAKVNQLNEQLAIAQKELSTQQDVGSAKILKLERELEETRQQLQATQASQVSESAAREKLKAEAGESESKLLEHVKQLQDQLARAQAEQQQKSSENEQAIKELLERLDITNAELQHKEQLAREDAQKIADLKTLVEAIQVANANISATNAELSTVLEVLQAEKSETAHIFELFEMEADMNAERLIEKLQGMKQELQETHSQLDSQLSSNKALEQKLQELQQSEESLQGTAVEAAEQLRQLQQAKAELQDALQQSQAKLAETQQQLQANQSQFELQQSSIQELQQQLQRVKQSEEDLQAAAAKTEEQLRQLQDISAEQRQALQQKQQLLDKGNEFDAQLVEYQKVIDEMDEASSDKSARLEQLQSRVHELEMALHEAKESEQLAHMECQQMARKLQSLELDEAREIMAMRAQANGASVSSPIAGAELDTETSLAKINFLNSIIADMQQKNDALKAKVQTLETLPMDFTKPHAFDMLSKRKPAPRLFCDICDEFDKHETEDCPLQAGDERDYSPPPPAEANNNEKQRKLPTPRKYCDSCEVFGHDTSECADDETY
- the CLIP-190 gene encoding restin homolog isoform X8, producing MSRESDDNLSSINSAYTDHNSTVLTANTEQFIIGQRVWVGGLRSGQIAYIGETHFAPGDWAGIVLDEPNGKNDGCVSGKRYFQCEPKRGIFSRLTRLTTYPLSGAMTPTSPLAKNSPERSRTVSPTASLRSSMMRSPGTGKNGLTVGDRVIVSSGFGSRPGILRYLGETQFAPGNWCGVELDEPSGKNDGAVDGIRYFECKPKFGVFVPIAKVSLSPSTKKTRLSRAGSRESLTSIGTMNSIATTNTSRIRMNAQRKSSTPIRPIVTTPKSQFSMQDLLREKQQHVEQLMVERDLDREDAQNQALQLQKNINELKARIVQLESQLGDERKKSEELQFTIDEAQFCGDELNAQSQVYKEKIHDLEKKITNLVSATPSLQSVPPVEEKGVDQSEIAALQEKLSVQEKLSEARHTESLEEEQRLRENINYLQNQIATLQAELVAKDESLEKFSLSQCGIENLRRELALLKEENEKQAQQVKADFERQLVEKAEQLQQVSDELYKLKSSSDTLESQRSSVTDECEILQTEIRLRDEQIRELSQQLDELTTQLNVQLADSSALDEMLNRNSSDSKAQLDQLRAEQQQLKETNESLAKEKRELEQQLSSFKEQLQASGDSKTHLQQQLAENVQLKEAKEAAEQKLHNVQQELELLQQSTRLQLEASQTATVEKELKLTKLLEQLQQQLEAKTKLVSSQEQLQQNQLKERAEQAAQLSQANARTAELEATLKATQTQLEQLQQQATSSDKAGAQQLATLQAELSQLQSRQSAELETAKLLEQTTRAAFDKQTEDLEAARQQQLQMETQLKASADACAQHELELGDVRRQHAALLAKCETQQQQAQTVQAELLAARAGAAQLQETLKQLNDELLAKQQSYASLESASSGQRLELASDNELLQQTNARLERELKDLQQSLDKLRAEAEQKQTQLGELEQLAIERDLALGDAGRQREQLEARCQALLQQNETLQQQLSNLHSSSTDSNAELLKLSQQLLEHQQANEQLATKSSEERAALERQLQASQQRLDALCGQVELLTQELAGSTEQSAQLSGKLKAEQELAAKQALDLSDAQRKLDAYTAKCVQLEQQQEKQQQELGSARADNGQLNAKVNQLNEQLAIAQKELSTQQDVGSAKILKLERELEETRQQLQATQASQVSESAAREKLKAEAGESESKLLEHVKQLQDQLARAQAEQQQKSSENEQAIKELLERLDITNAELQHKEQLAREDAQKIADLKTLVEAIQVANANISATNAELSTVLEVLQAEKSETAHIFELFEMEADMNAERLIEKLQGMKQELQETHSQLDSQLSSNKALEQKLQELQQSEESLQGTAVEAAEQLRQLQQAKAELQDALQQSQAKLAETQQQLQANQSQFELQQSSIQELQQQLQRVKQSEEDLQAAAAKTEEQLRQLQDISAEQRQALQQKQQLLDKGNEFDAQLVEYQKVIDEMDEASSDKSARLEQLQSRVHELEMALHEAKESEQLAHMECQQMARKLQSLELDEAREIMAMRAQANGASVSSPIAGAELDTETSLAKINFLNSIIADMQQKNDALKAKVQTLETLPMDFTKPHAFDMLSKRKPAPRLFCDICDEFDKHETEDCPLQAGDERDYSPPPPAEANNNEKQRKLPTPRKYCDSCEVFGHDTSECADDETY
- the CLIP-190 gene encoding restin homolog isoform X4 — its product is MSETTSKEINVNAAAEITPAAETETPVMAAKIKPPSRSNIPTPASSVTGIPTKIKPPSNFGSTGSVSKIGRPCCTHTTPKSGPPPRDTNIMSRESDDNLSSINSAYTDHNSTVLTANTEQFIIGQRVWVGGLRSGQIAYIGETHFAPGDWAGIVLDEPNGKNDGCVSGKRYFQCEPKRGIFSRLTRLTTYPLSGAMTPTSPLAKNSPERSRTVSPTASLRSSMMRSPGTGKNGLTVGDRVIVSSGFGSRPGILRYLGETQFAPGNWCGVELDEPSGKNDGAVDGIRYFECKPKFGVFVPIAKVSLSPSTKKTRLSRAGSRESLTSIGTMNSIATTNTSRIRMNAQRKSSTPIRPIVTTPKSQFSMQDLLREKQQHVEQLMVERDLDREDAQNQALQLQKNINELKARIVQLESQLGDERKKSEELQFTIDEAQFCGDELNAQSQVYKEKIHDLEKKITNLVSATPSLQSVPPVEEKGVDQSEIAALQEKLSVQEKLSEARHTESLEEEQRLRENINYLQNQIATLQAELVAKDESLEKFSLSQCGIENLRRELALLKEENEKQAQQVKADFERQLVEKAEQLQQVSDELYKLKSSSDTLESQRSSVTDECEILQTEIRLRDEQIRELSQQLDELTTQLNVQLADSSALDEMLNRNSSDSKAQLDQLRAEQQQLKETNESLAKEKRELEQQLSSFKEQLQASGDSKTHLQQQLAENVQLKEAKEAAEQKLHNVQQELELLQQSTRLQLEASQTATVEKELKLTKLLEQLQQQLEAKTKLVSSQEQLQQNQLKERAEQAAQLSQANARTAELEATLKATQTQLEQLQQQATSSDKAGAQQLATLQAELSQLQSRQSAELETAKLLEQTTRAAFDKQTEDLEAARQQQLQMETQLKASADACAQHELELGDVRRQHAALLAKCETQQQQAQTVQAELLAARAGAAQLQETLKQLNDELLAKQQSYASLESASSGQRLELASDNELLQQTNARLERELKDLQQSLDKLRAEAEQKQTQLGELEQLAIERDLALGDAGRQREQLEARCQALLQQNETLQQQLSNLHSSSTDSNAELLKLSQQLLEHQQANEQLATKSSEERAALERQLQASQQRLDALCGQVELLTQELAGSTEQSAQLSGKLKAEQELAAKQALDLSDAQRKLDAYTAKCVQLEQQQEKQQQELGSARADNGQLNAKVNQLNEQLAIAQKELSTQQDVGSAKILKLERELEETRQQLQATQASQVSESAAREKLKAEAGESESKLLEHVKQLQDQLARAQAEQQQKSSENEQAIKELLERLDITNAELQHKEQLAREDAQKIADLKTLVEAIQVANANISATNAELSTVLEVLQAEKSETAHIFELFEMEADMNAERLIEKLQGMKQELQETHSQLDSQLSSNKALEQKLQELQQSEESLQGTAVEAAEQLRQLQQAKAELQDALQQSQAKLAETQQQLQANQSQFELQQSSIQELQQQLQRVKQSEEDLQAAAAKTEEQLRQLQDISAEQRQALQQKQQLLDKGNEFDAQLVEYQKVIDEMDEASSDKSARLEQLQSRVHELEMALHEAKESEQLAHMECQQMARKLQSLELDEAREIMAMRAQANGASVSSPIAGAELDTETSLAKINFLNSIIADMQQKNDALKAKVQTLETLPMDFTKPHAFDMLSKRKPAPRLFCDICDEFDKHETEDCPLQAGDERDYSPPPPAEANNNEKQRKLPTPRKYCDSCEVFGHDTSECADDETY
- the CLIP-190 gene encoding restin homolog isoform X6, with translation MSETTSKEINVNAAAEITPAAETETPVMAAKIKPPSRSNIPTPASSVTGIPTKIKPPSNFGSTGSVSKIGRPCCTHTTPKSGPPPRDTNIMSRESDDNLSSINSAYTDHNSTVLTANTEQFIIGQRVWVGGLRSGQIAYIGETHFAPGDWAGIVLDEPNGKNDGCVSGKRYFQCEPKRGIFSRLTRLTTYPLSGAMTPTSPLAKNSPERSRTVSPTASLRSSMMRSPGTGKNGLTVGDRVIVSSGFGSRPGILRYLGETQFAPGNWCGVELDEPSGKNDGAVDGIRYFECKPKFGVFVPIAKVSLSPSTKKTRLSRAGSRESLTSIGTMNSIATTNTSRIRMNAQDLLREKQQHVEQLMVERDLDREDAQNQALQLQKNINELKARIVQLESQLGDERKKSEELQFTIDEAQFCGDELNAQSQVYKEKIHDLEKKITNLVSATPSLQSVPPVEEKGVDQSEIAALQEKLSVQEKLSEARHTESLEEEQRLRENINYLQNQIATLQAELVAKDESLEKFSLSQCGIENLRRELALLKEENEKQAQQVKADFERQLVEKAEQLQQVSDELYKLKSSSDTLESQRSSVTDECEILQTEIRLRDEQIRELSQQLDELTTQLNVQLADSSALDEMLNRNSSDSKAQLDQLRAEQQQLKETNESLAKEKRELEQQLSSFKEQLQASGDSKTHLQQQLAENVQLKEAKEAAEQKLHNVQQELELLQQSTRLQLEASQTATVEKELKLTKLLEQLQQQLEAKTKLVSSQEQLQQNQLKERAEQAAQLSQANARTAELEATLKATQTQLEQLQQQATSSDKAGAQQLATLQAELSQLQSRQSAELETAKLLEQTTRAAFDKQTEDLEAARQQQLQMETQLKASADACAQHELELGDVRRQHAALLAKCETQQQQAQTVQAELLAARAGAAQLQETLKQLNDELLAKQQSYASLESASSGQRLELASDNELLQQTNARLERELKDLQQSLDKLRAEAEQKQTQLGELEQLAIERDLALGDAGRQREQLEARCQALLQQNETLQQQLSNLHSSSTDSNAELLKLSQQLLEHQQANEQLATKSSEERAALERQLQASQQRLDALCGQVELLTQELAGSTEQSAQLSGKLKAEQELAAKQALDLSDAQRKLDAYTAKCVQLEQQQEKQQQELGSARADNGQLNAKVNQLNEQLAIAQKELSTQQDVGSAKILKLERELEETRQQLQATQASQVSESAAREKLKAEAGESESKLLEHVKQLQDQLARAQAEQQQKSSENEQAIKELLERLDITNAELQHKEQLAREDAQKIADLKTLVEAIQVANANISATNAELSTVLEVLQAEKSETAHIFELFEMEADMNAERLIEKLQGMKQELQETHSQLDSQLSSNKALEQKLQELQQSEESLQGTAVEAAEQLRQLQQAKAELQDALQQSQAKLAETQQQLQANQSQFELQQSSIQELQQQLQRVKQSEEDLQAAAAKTEEQLRQLQDISAEQRQALQQKQQLLDKGNEFDAQLVEYQKVIDEMDEASSDKSARLEQLQSRVHELEMALHEAKESEQLAHMECQQMARKLQSLELDEAREIMAMRAQANGASVSSPIAGAELDTETSLAKINFLNSIIADMQQKNDALKAKVQTLETLPMDFTKPHAFDMLSKRKPAPRLFCDICDEFDKHETEDCPLQAGDERDYSPPPPAEANNNEKQRKLPTPRKYCDSCEVFGHDTSECADDETY
- the CLIP-190 gene encoding restin homolog isoform X9 codes for the protein MTPTSPLAKNSPERSRTVSPTASLRSSMMRSPGTGKNGLTVGDRVIVSSGFGSRPGILRYLGETQFAPGNWCGVELDEPSGKNDGAVDGIRYFECKPKFGVFVPIAKVSLSPSTKKTRLSRAGSRESLTSIGTMNSIATTNTSRIRMNAQRKSSTPIRPIVTTPKSQFSMQDLLREKQQHVEQLMVERDLDREDAQNQALQLQKNINELKARIVQLESQLGDERKKSEELQFTIDEAQFCGDELNAQSQVYKEKIHDLEKKITNLVSATPSLQSVPPVEEKGVDQSEIAALQEKLSVQEKLSEARHTESLEEEQRLRENINYLQNQIATLQAELVAKDESLEKFSLSQCGIENLRRELALLKEENEKQAQQVKADFERQLVEKAEQLQQVSDELYKLKSSSDTLESQRSSVTDECEILQTEIRLRDEQIRELSQQLDELTTQLNVQLADSSALDEMLNRNSSDSKAQLDQLRAEQQQLKETNESLAKEKRELEQQLSSFKEQLQASGDSKTHLQQQLAENVQLKEAKEAAEQKLHNVQQELELLQQSTRLQLEASQTATVEKELKLTKLLEQLQQQLEAKTKLVSSQEQLQQNQLKERAEQAAQLSQANARTAELEATLKATQTQLEQLQQQATSSDKAGAQQLATLQAELSQLQSRQSAELETAKLLEQTTRAAFDKQTEDLEAARQQQLQMETQLKASADACAQHELELGDVRRQHAALLAKCETQQQQAQTVQAELLAARAGAAQLQETLKQLNDELLAKQQSYASLESASSGQRLELASDNELLQQTNARLERELKDLQQSLDKLRAEAEQKQTQLGELEQLAIERDLALGDAGRQREQLEARCQALLQQNETLQQQLSNLHSSSTDSNAELLKLSQQLLEHQQANEQLATKSSEERAALERQLQASQQRLDALCGQVELLTQELAGSTEQSAQLSGKLKAEQELAAKQALDLSDAQRKLDAYTAKCVQLEQQQEKQQQELGSARADNGQLNAKVNQLNEQLAIAQKELSTQQDVGSAKILKLERELEETRQQLQATQASQVSESAAREKLKAEAGESESKLLEHVKQLQDQLARAQAEQQQKSSENEQAIKELLERLDITNAELQHKEQLAREDAQKIADLKTLVEAIQVANANISATNAELSTVLEVLQAEKSETAHIFELFEMEADMNAERLIEKLQGMKQELQETHSQLDSQLSSNKALEQKLQELQQSEESLQGTAVEAAEQLRQLQQAKAELQDALQQSQAKLAETQQQLQANQSQFELQQSSIQELQQQLQRVKQSEEDLQAAAAKTEEQLRQLQDISAEQRQALQQKQQLLDKGNEFDAQLVEYQKVIDEMDEASSDKSARLEQLQSRVHELEMALHEAKESEQLAHMECQQMARKLQSLELDEAREIMAMRAQANGASVSSPIAGAELDTETSLAKINFLNSIIADMQQKNDALKAKVQTLETLPMDFTKPHAFDMLSKRKPAPRLFCDICDEFDKHETEDCPLQAGDERDYSPPPPAEANNNEKQRKLPTPRKYCDSCEVFGHDTSECADDETY